One Larus michahellis chromosome 11, bLarMic1.1, whole genome shotgun sequence genomic region harbors:
- the YIPF5 gene encoding protein YIPF5, whose amino-acid sequence MSGFDSFNTDFFQTSYSIDDQTQSYDYSGRPYSKQYGGYEYSQQSGFVPPDMMQQQPYTGQIYQPTQTYAPTSAQSFYGSNFEDEPPLLEELGINFDHIWQKTLTVLHPLKVADGSIMNETDLAGPMVFCLAFGATLLLAGKIQFGYVYGISAIGCLGMFCLLNLMSMTGVSFGCVASVLGYCLLPMILLSTFAIVFSLQGMMGIILTAGIIGWCSFSASKIFISALAMEGQQLLVAYPCALLYGVFALISVF is encoded by the exons ATGTCTGGGTTTGACAGCTTCAACACAGACTTCTTCCAGACGAGCTACAGCATTGATGACCAGACACAGTCCTACGATTACAGCGGAAGACCGTACAGCAA GCAGTATGGAGGCTATGAATACTCTCAACAAAGTGGATTTGTCCCTCCAGACATGATGCAGCAGCAGCCTTACACAGGGCAGATTTATCAGCCGACACAGACGTATGCTCCAACTTCAGCACAGTCTTTTTATGGAAGTAATTTTGAGGATGAGCCTCCTCTATTAGAAG AATTGGGGATCAATTTTGACCACATTTGGCAGAAGACACTAACGGTGCTACACCCATTAAAAGTGGCAGATGGCAGCATCATGAATGAGACTGATTTGGCTGGACCAATGGTCTTCTGTCTAGCTTTTGGAGCCACGTTATTACTG GCTGGCAAAATTCAGTTTGGTTACGTGTATGGAATAAGTGCAATCGGATGTTTAGGGATGTTTTGTCTCCTGAACTTAATGAGCATGACGGGCGTCTCGTTTGGCTGCGTTGCCAGTGTCCTTGGATACTGTCTTCTTCCAATGATCCTACTTTCCACTTTTGCAATTGTATTTTCGTTGCA GGGAATGATGGGGATTATTCTCACGGCTGGAATCATTGGCTGGtgcagcttttctgcttccaaaatcTTTATTTCTGCCTTAGCAATGGAAGGACAACAACTTCTAGTAGCATACCCTTGTGCGTTACTGTACGGAGTCTTTGCtctcatttctgtgttttga